A region from the Pseudonocardia petroleophila genome encodes:
- a CDS encoding heavy metal translocating P-type ATPase yields the protein MSDACCGADELRPEAGGDREPERLWEVSELRFAAASGVLLVVSLAVGWASGPASVELALQVGALELGAWTFVPATLRRLVRGRIGVGTLMTIAAVGAVLLGEIGEAAMLAFLFSISEGLEEYSIARTRRGLRALLSLVPERATVLRGGAEVVVAPVELRVGDTMLVRPGERLATDGRIATGRTALDLSAITGESVPVEAGPDDEVFAGSINGSGALEVRVTNTSEDNSLARIVAIVEAEQARKGEAQRLADRIARPMVPGVMVVAALIAGLGSLFGEPLVWIERALVVLVAASPCALAISVPVTVVAAVGAASRIGVLVKGGAALEGLGRIRGIALDKTGTLTRNRPTVIGVVATGGATRAEVLVLAAALEARSEHPLARAILAAVDSPTPAADVEAVPGAGLTGRLDGQELRLGRPGWIDAGELAGPVARMQGSGATAVLVEADGRLLGMVAVRDELRPEAAEVVARLRGDGYRVAMLTGDNRATAAALAAQAGITDVHAELRPEDKAALIAALRAERATAMVGDGVNDAPALAIADVGIAMGAMGTDVAIETADVALMGEDLRHLPQALGHARRARAIMLQNVGLSLAIVVVLVPLALLGVLGLAAVVAVHELAEIVVIANGVRAGRARPLAPAGPQATAVLAPEAVRAR from the coding sequence ATGAGTGACGCGTGCTGCGGCGCCGACGAGCTGCGTCCCGAGGCCGGGGGGGACCGCGAGCCGGAGCGGCTGTGGGAGGTGTCCGAGCTGCGCTTCGCCGCGGCGTCGGGGGTGCTGCTCGTGGTGTCGCTGGCCGTCGGCTGGGCCTCCGGTCCGGCGTCCGTCGAGCTCGCGCTGCAGGTCGGCGCGCTGGAGCTCGGCGCGTGGACGTTCGTGCCCGCCACGCTGCGCCGCCTGGTCCGGGGCCGGATCGGGGTCGGCACGCTGATGACCATCGCCGCGGTCGGGGCCGTGTTGCTGGGTGAGATCGGGGAGGCCGCCATGCTGGCGTTCCTGTTCTCGATCAGCGAGGGACTGGAGGAGTACTCGATCGCGCGTACCCGGCGCGGGTTGCGCGCGCTGCTGTCGCTGGTGCCCGAGCGGGCCACCGTGCTGCGGGGCGGCGCCGAGGTCGTCGTCGCCCCGGTGGAGTTGCGTGTCGGCGACACGATGCTGGTCAGGCCGGGGGAGCGCCTTGCCACCGACGGCCGGATCGCGACCGGCCGCACCGCGCTGGACCTGTCCGCGATCACCGGGGAGTCGGTGCCGGTCGAGGCCGGACCCGACGACGAGGTGTTCGCCGGGTCGATCAACGGTTCGGGTGCGCTGGAGGTGCGGGTCACCAACACCTCCGAGGACAACTCGCTGGCGCGGATCGTCGCGATCGTCGAGGCCGAGCAGGCCCGCAAGGGCGAGGCCCAGCGACTCGCAGACCGCATCGCCCGGCCGATGGTCCCCGGCGTGATGGTCGTGGCCGCGCTGATCGCCGGGCTCGGCAGCCTGTTCGGGGAGCCGCTGGTGTGGATCGAGCGCGCGCTCGTCGTGCTCGTCGCCGCCTCGCCGTGCGCGCTCGCCATCTCGGTCCCCGTCACCGTGGTCGCTGCAGTCGGCGCCGCGAGCCGGATCGGCGTCCTGGTCAAGGGCGGGGCCGCGCTGGAGGGTCTCGGGCGGATCCGCGGCATCGCGCTGGACAAGACGGGCACGCTGACGCGCAACCGGCCGACCGTGATCGGGGTCGTCGCCACCGGTGGTGCCACTCGCGCCGAGGTGCTCGTGCTGGCCGCCGCGTTGGAGGCGCGCAGCGAGCATCCGCTGGCCCGGGCGATCCTGGCCGCCGTCGATTCGCCCACCCCCGCGGCCGACGTGGAGGCGGTGCCCGGTGCCGGGCTCACCGGCCGGCTCGACGGGCAGGAGTTGCGCCTGGGCCGCCCCGGCTGGATCGACGCAGGCGAGCTGGCCGGCCCGGTCGCCCGGATGCAGGGGTCGGGGGCCACGGCGGTGCTCGTCGAGGCCGACGGACGGTTGCTCGGCATGGTCGCCGTTCGCGACGAGCTGCGCCCCGAGGCCGCAGAGGTCGTCGCCCGGCTGCGCGGCGACGGGTACCGGGTGGCGATGCTCACCGGCGACAACCGGGCCACCGCAGCGGCGCTCGCCGCACAGGCCGGCATCACCGACGTGCACGCCGAGCTGCGCCCCGAGGACAAGGCCGCGCTGATCGCGGCCCTGCGGGCCGAGCGAGCCACCGCGATGGTCGGGGACGGCGTCAACGACGCCCCGGCCCTGGCCATCGCGGACGTGGGGATCGCGATGGGCGCGATGGGTACCGACGTGGCCATCGAGACCGCCGACGTGGCGCTGATGGGGGAGGACCTGCGGCACCTGCCCCAGGCCCTCGGCCACGCGCGGCGCGCCCGCGCGATCATGCTGCAGAACGTGGGCCTGTCGCTGGCGATCGTCGTGGTGCTGGTGCCGCTGGCACTGCTCGGGGTGCTCGGGCTGGCCGCCGTGGTCGCGGTGCACGAGCTGGCAGAGATCGTCGTGATCGCCAACGGTGTCCGGGCCGGGCGGGCCCGCCCCCTCGCGCCCGCCGGGCCGCAGGCCACGGCGGTCCTGGCTCCAGAGGCCGTCCGGGCCCGGTGA
- a CDS encoding ArsR/SmtB family transcription factor has translation MTSGTAVSGRRDLQPAAALFHSLSDTTRLAIVQRLAHGEARVVDLTDQLGLAQSTVSAHLACLRDCRLVVGRPEGRQVFYALARPELRDLLVAAETLLDATGSAVALCPVYGTGGEGAGDE, from the coding sequence ATGACATCGGGAACGGCCGTGTCCGGCCGGCGTGACCTGCAACCGGCGGCGGCGCTGTTCCACAGCCTGTCCGACACGACCCGGCTGGCGATCGTGCAGCGGCTCGCCCACGGCGAGGCGCGCGTGGTGGACCTGACCGATCAGCTCGGGCTGGCCCAGTCGACGGTGTCAGCGCATCTCGCCTGCCTGCGCGACTGCCGACTGGTCGTCGGCCGCCCCGAGGGTCGGCAGGTGTTCTACGCGCTGGCGCGCCCGGAGCTGCGGGACCTGCTGGTGGCGGCGGAGACGCTGCTCGACGCCACCGGCTCGGCCGTGGCGCTGTGCCCGGTCTACGGCACCGGCGGGGAGGGAGCCGGCGATGAGTGA
- a CDS encoding TlpA family protein disulfide reductase, with protein sequence MHPAPPHRSRGRVSAAVVVLLVALSGCSFSTPDGTAPSQAAEFTFVAPGGQTRIFYDPPGSRGTVSGLSGESLLEPGATIGLDDFPGQVVVLNVWGAWCGPCREEMPGLQQIHQQMQPEGVTLLGIDVRDSADAARDFMADRDITYPSIYDNPGRSLLALSGFPRSTVPSTIVLDRRHRVAAVFLTAVRVSELLPVVQRVAAEEPAPSDGDGT encoded by the coding sequence ATGCATCCCGCCCCACCCCACCGTTCGCGTGGCCGGGTCTCGGCCGCCGTCGTGGTGCTGCTCGTGGCGCTGAGCGGCTGCAGCTTCAGCACGCCAGACGGCACCGCACCCAGCCAGGCCGCCGAGTTCACCTTCGTCGCCCCGGGGGGCCAGACCCGCATCTTCTACGACCCGCCCGGGTCCCGCGGAACGGTGAGCGGGCTGTCCGGGGAGAGCCTGCTCGAACCCGGCGCGACGATCGGCCTGGACGACTTCCCGGGCCAGGTCGTCGTGCTCAACGTCTGGGGGGCCTGGTGCGGCCCCTGCCGCGAGGAGATGCCCGGACTGCAGCAGATCCACCAACAGATGCAGCCCGAGGGCGTCACCCTGCTCGGCATCGACGTGCGCGACAGCGCCGACGCCGCCCGCGACTTCATGGCCGACCGGGACATCACCTATCCCTCGATCTACGACAACCCCGGCCGCTCGCTGCTGGCGCTGAGCGGGTTCCCCCGCAGCACGGTGCCCTCGACGATCGTGCTCGATCGGCGACACCGCGTCGCCGCAGTGTTCCTCACCGCGGTTCGGGTCTCCGAGCTGCTGCCCGTGGTGCAGCGCGTCGCCGCCGAGGAGCCGGCACCGAGCGACGGGGACGGGACGTGA
- a CDS encoding cytochrome c biogenesis CcdA family protein, with protein MNGLTELAISGPLLVAVTLALAAGAISFASPCCLPLVPGYVGYLAGLVGDEGVSGDGVATRTGRWRVAGAALLFVGGFTVVFTAGVLLVLGLSDWLVGNELLLQRIGGVVTIAMGLVFLGFVPALQRDVRIHHVPRVGLAGAPVLGAVYGLGWTPCLGPTLTGVIALATGTQVGPSTGRGILLVLAYCAGLGVPFVLIALGTGWAVRTAGWMRRHIRGVQIGGGVMLILLGTLLVTGAWGEFVAWLRGPIAGYTLPL; from the coding sequence GTGAACGGGCTCACCGAGCTCGCGATCTCCGGTCCGCTGCTGGTCGCCGTCACGCTGGCCCTGGCCGCGGGGGCCATCTCCTTCGCCTCCCCCTGCTGCCTGCCGCTGGTTCCCGGCTACGTCGGCTACCTGGCCGGGCTGGTCGGCGACGAGGGCGTCTCCGGCGACGGGGTCGCGACCCGGACCGGCCGATGGCGGGTCGCCGGGGCTGCGCTGCTGTTCGTCGGCGGGTTCACGGTCGTCTTCACCGCCGGCGTGCTGCTCGTGCTCGGCCTCTCCGACTGGCTGGTCGGCAACGAGCTGCTGCTGCAACGCATCGGCGGGGTCGTCACGATCGCGATGGGCCTGGTGTTCCTCGGGTTCGTCCCGGCCCTGCAACGGGATGTCCGGATCCACCACGTCCCGCGGGTGGGGCTGGCCGGCGCCCCGGTCCTCGGCGCGGTGTACGGGCTGGGCTGGACCCCGTGCCTCGGCCCGACCCTCACCGGGGTGATCGCCCTGGCGACCGGCACCCAGGTGGGCCCCTCGACCGGACGCGGGATCCTGCTGGTGCTGGCCTACTGCGCCGGGTTGGGCGTGCCGTTCGTCCTCATCGCCCTGGGCACCGGTTGGGCCGTGCGCACGGCCGGGTGGATGCGGCGCCACATCCGCGGGGTGCAGATCGGGGGCGGCGTCATGCTCATCCTGCTCGGCACCCTGCTGGTGACCGGAGCCTGGGGCGAGTTCGTCGCGTGGCTGCGCGGACCCATCGCCGGCTACACCCTCCCGCTGTGA